In Candidatus Pantoea floridensis, the genomic window AACAAGGGGTTGGCCATTTGGCCAGCCCCTTTTTTATTGGCGCTGCAAATGATAAATCGCGGTGTTGACGGCTCCGCTCTCTAGAATGATCAGTCCATAGCGATAATCGACAAACTTAAAGCCACTGCGTAATGCCACTGCGCGACTAGCATGATTATTTTCCGCCGCCAGAATCTCTAACTGATTAATGTGCGGATGCTGAAAAGCAAACTTGACCAGTTGCTCTACCGCGCGGGTTGCTACCCCTTGCCGTTGAGCATCGCTACGCACCCAATATCCTAATGCGCTAAATTCGCCCGGCTGCCTCGCGAAGCGAATACCGGCACCGCCTAATAGTCGATCGCTACCATCGACGATGGCGAACTCTTCTGCCTCACCTTTACTGCGTTGGAGCTCAGTGAAATCGATCCAACTGGCCGCTTCATCACTACGATAATCATCGTGTGCCCAAGCCATCCAGGGCTTAAGGCTGCTAAGAGATTCGTTTACGGCATGCGTGAATTCATCGATATCCTGCCGGGTGAAGGGGCGTAATTTTACTAAAGATATAGACATGACCTCTCCTGAAAAATAAATGAATAACATAATGTTATCTGCCTTTTTGCCTAAGGTCATCATCAAAAGCCGATGGGTTGTAATTTATTGTTTACACTATCGGATTGGGTGATTTGTAATTATGTTGCTGATATTTATTAAAATAAATATGCTTCTTGTGCGTTTTTATTTTAGTGGTAATAAAAGTGTACGCTTGTGGATTGCATGGCGTACATGTTGTGGTAAAGTAAGTCCCATCCTCAGTGAGGATCCCAAACCGCATAAACGAGTAAAAAGGATCGCAATCATGCAAAAAGACGCGCTGAACAATGTGCATATCGCCGACGAACAAATTTTAATTACCCCGCAAGAGCTGAAAGCTAAATTCCCGCTTACTGCGACGCAGGAAGCGCAAATTGCGTCTTCTCGCCAAACCATCGCCGACATTATTGCAGGCCGCGATCCGCGCCTGTTGGTGGTTTGTGGTCCTTGTTCGATTCACGATACCGAAGCCGCACTTGAATATGCCCGTCAGTTGCAATCTCTTTCTGCACAGTTGAAGGATCAGCTGTACATCGTTATGCGCGTGTATTTTGAAAAACCTCGAACCACCGTCGGCTGGAAGGGGTTAATCAACGATCCTTATATGAACAATTCGTTTGATATGGAAGCCGGGCTGCATATTGCGCGCCAGCTACTGGTTAATCTTGTTGAAATGGGTTTACCGTTGGCAACTGAGGCGCTGGATCCAAACAGCCCGCAATACTTAGGCGATCTATTTAGCTGGTCGGCGATTGGTGCGCGCACCACCGAATCACAAACCCACCGTGAGATGGCTTCAGGTCTTTCAATGCCGGTTGGCTTTAAAAATGGCACGGATGGCAGCCTTGGTACTGCCATCAATGCGATGCGTGCCGCCGCGATGCCACACCGTTTTGTCGGCATCAATCAGGCAGGACAGGTTTGTCTGCTGCAAACGCAGGGCAACCCGGATGGGCATGTCATTCTGCGCGGTGGGAAAGCACCAAACTATGGTCCTGAAGATGTCGCTCAGTGTGAAAAAGAGATGCTGAAAGCGGGACTGCGCCCAGCCTTAATGATAGATTGCAGCCATGGTAATTCTAACAAAGACTATCGCCGTCAGCCTGGCGTAGCCGAATCGGCTATCGCGCAGATTAAGGATGGAAACCGCTCCATCATTGGCCTGATGCTGGAAAGCAACATTCATGAAGGCAATCAGTCTTCTGAACAGCCTCGTAGCGAAATGAAATATGGCGTTTCCGTGACTGATGCTTGCATCGATTGGGAAACCACGGAAACCTTGCTGCGTGAAATCCATCAGGATCTGCAGGGAGTGCTGTCGGCGCGTCTGTCACACGAGGTGTAATGAGTCATGGTGGCTGAACTGACCGCGCTACGCGATCAAATTGATGAAGTCGATAAAGCACTGCTGGGTTTACTGGCAAAACGGCTGGAGCTGGTAGCCGAAGTCGGGGAAGTTAAAAGCCGCTACGGTTTGCCAATCTATGTTCCTGAGCGTGAAGCCAGCATGTTGGCTTCACGCCGTCAGGAAGCCGAAGCGCTCGGCGTATCACCGGACTTGATTGAAGATGTGCTGCGTCGTTTAATGCGCGAATCCTATGCGCATGAGAATGATAAAGGCTTCAAAACCCTTTGCCCAACATTGCGTCC contains:
- a CDS encoding GNAT family N-acetyltransferase, with protein sequence MSISLVKLRPFTRQDIDEFTHAVNESLSSLKPWMAWAHDDYRSDEAASWIDFTELQRSKGEAEEFAIVDGSDRLLGGAGIRFARQPGEFSALGYWVRSDAQRQGVATRAVEQLVKFAFQHPHINQLEILAAENNHASRAVALRSGFKFVDYRYGLIILESGAVNTAIYHLQRQ
- a CDS encoding 3-deoxy-7-phosphoheptulonate synthase, whose amino-acid sequence is MQKDALNNVHIADEQILITPQELKAKFPLTATQEAQIASSRQTIADIIAGRDPRLLVVCGPCSIHDTEAALEYARQLQSLSAQLKDQLYIVMRVYFEKPRTTVGWKGLINDPYMNNSFDMEAGLHIARQLLVNLVEMGLPLATEALDPNSPQYLGDLFSWSAIGARTTESQTHREMASGLSMPVGFKNGTDGSLGTAINAMRAAAMPHRFVGINQAGQVCLLQTQGNPDGHVILRGGKAPNYGPEDVAQCEKEMLKAGLRPALMIDCSHGNSNKDYRRQPGVAESAIAQIKDGNRSIIGLMLESNIHEGNQSSEQPRSEMKYGVSVTDACIDWETTETLLREIHQDLQGVLSARLSHEV